In Flavobacterium praedii, the DNA window ATAAAAATCCAATCCATTCAGGAAGATGACTGCCAAATTGTAGTGCAGTATTTTGAAACGGAGCCTAAAAAAGATGAAGTGGTAACAACCTTGTTGACTTACCCGTCCGATTATGTAGTGCTTCCAAAATCGAATAAACCAATTGCTTTTCAAAAGGTGTATAAAAATAATGATTATATAGTTATTGGGACTTATTATGGTCAATGCGTTGGAAATGAGTGTTTAACTTTTTTCAGGATGGATAGTCAAAAGGTACTTCGTTATCTGAATGTAACCTATGGTTTGTATGATTTTAATGAATTACGTTATAAATCATTGGCGTATAAAGATGATTTGGCCAGTTTTTATTCTAAAATTCCTGTAGAGATTAAAAATTTGAAAGGTCAGACTAAAACATTCGGATCGCCAGACTCAGCTGACCAAGGTGGAGTATATTTTGAATTGCATCAAGGAGATGTTGTAACAAAGGTATTTTTGGATAATAACAATTCTGTAGATCAAAATGAAAACATTTTAGCTTTTAAGAAAATTATTCAGGACAAGATTGTTGAGTTGAAAGGTAAAATTTAAAAATCTGTTTTAATACGGTTTTCTTAGGATTGTAAAAATAAATGTTGATAATCAAAAGCATAGTCGCTGTATAACCTTTAAACTATTTTGAAAATATGAAAAATTCAATTATAATTCTGTTCGTGATTTTTACTTTTTGCAGCTGTACTTCTGATTATAATGGAAAGGTCAAATGGAATAAAAAAGAGATTATGAACAGTTGGGCTTGGAAAATTTTTATTTTTACAGATTTAGGTGAAACGAAACCTCTTAAGAAAAC includes these proteins:
- a CDS encoding protease complex subunit PrcB family protein, with the protein product MNKYFLLLFVTVVFFSCTDISNDSVQNCGAVSNTPFESFTYCGLLKENPKQSSFVIINSNEDLLKIFNTCPTVNVSLPDFTQKRILGLFAGPKPTGGFGIKIQSIQEDDCQIVVQYFETEPKKDEVVTTLLTYPSDYVVLPKSNKPIAFQKVYKNNDYIVIGTYYGQCVGNECLTFFRMDSQKVLRYLNVTYGLYDFNELRYKSLAYKDDLASFYSKIPVEIKNLKGQTKTFGSPDSADQGGVYFELHQGDVVTKVFLDNNNSVDQNENILAFKKIIQDKIVELKGKI